In a single window of the Branchiostoma floridae strain S238N-H82 chromosome 2, Bfl_VNyyK, whole genome shotgun sequence genome:
- the LOC118409800 gene encoding tyrosine-protein kinase JAK2-like, with protein MAMGITNSRPSCHRHQRLSGLYVELYPTDSKEQRLNRQPLYYACEEEYTVEDLCFKAASTCDITPPYVSMFGLVKEDLATWLSPSTKVSAKKGEKVVLIFRLRFKFASLFEHRRPTRHGIDHHQNSTVLDENAMSYYFLQAREDFLSGRIKILPNNNKEKAIEQSLGLAVLDMLRISLEQNVPVDQIKKQYGYKDLLPPEMKQLLTRYNPFNRNRIKSKFNGFLQEWAEKEVENANRTALFMKEKYLKHMEQVEGRDYGWETFEGYDGRSKGTTVRELIRVSGDKGISWCNPPEGDPLPGMWQNFCDFQNLNDVSVQEIQGNLWEVILNRLQGGGPKVLHFKDCDVVVSLLTLIDGYHRLLVDSYHYFWRDIAPPSLLILADIKAHGSIMRPFAEQKIEKHGNKPGTYVLRAHTEIYGNFFLNVCFPGGEIKNFQVVCQQREGKMQYSMEPNKQDEWFDSMKELVSNYGRNTVGLPFRFDRCLPPKRDEKTNLTIRRVEDAPPPPSPRPLQPTMPRQLIQEDNLIQEDNLYSGKFTTVQKGRIKQDGMSQPVVAIKRLKDENWFKVFHQSASKLQQWDDKHIIRMKGLCVDPPIMVLEYARFGSLGDYLRTHKVTVELPWLLTAAHQLASVMLYLESKGFGHGGLCAQNVLVANETPFIKLGDPGISFSAEKKKRLLWLAPELVFDHKDPSPSSDKFSYGTTLWEIFNYGAEPLSVLASETVQQLYTEGTMLKCPDNCPESVYWKMRWFWQKDPLQRPEYRAMLRTLNHPDVTDQSGPPAVERLGPGGTDDTFPIFNGNIELFPDDDDGNDRKTPQLVPDNPFALPPPTQMDPPLRTDQKFLKGDLKFRKELGSGYFGRVDLYSYDPYGSECEYGPLVRLFAVKSVKRNAVYFDKNPAKLEEYRKDFLDELKLLKTLSHPNIIQVIGTMQDTDDEFPALVLEYMEYGSLEIFLRKWKANIQLDRQLRYAFQVAQGMEYLHGKHVLHRDLAARNILVAHADIVKISDFGLSRELTEGTYYSSQKGIFPINWYAPEALDKVNKYQKASDVWSYGVTVWEILSLGKKPEYSKNGGGDNDIEEPVYDKLQRGERLVKPEQCPDEVYAVVNKCWEWEPRDRPSFELLVAQFEELTKVKYAGVLYNS; from the exons ATGGCCATGGGCATTACCAACAGCCGCCCATCATGCCACAGGCACCAACGGCTGTCTGGACTTTATGTGGAACTGTACCCCACAGACAGTAAGGAGCAAAGGTTGAATCGACAGCCCTTGTACTATGCCTGTGAGGAAGAATATACTGTGGAGGATCTGTGCTTCAAGGCTGCCAGTACCTGTGACATCACACCTCCATACGTGTCCATGTTTGGCTTGGTGAAGGAGGATCTAGCCACATGGTTGAGCCCATCCACCAAGGTCTCAGCAAAGAAAGGAGAGAAGGTTGTCCTGATCTTCAGACTCAGGTTCAAGTTTGCTTCCCTTTTTGAGCACAGAAGGCCAACTAGACATGGCATTGACCACCACCAGAATTCAACAGTTCTGGATGAGAATGCCATGAGCTATTACTTTCTGCAAGCCAGGGAAGACTTTCTATCTGGAAGGATTAAGATCTTACCGAATAACAATAAGGAGAAAGCAATCGAACAGAGCCTGGGACTTGCCGTCTTGGACATGTTGAGAATATCCCTGGAACAGAATGTCCCCGTCGACCAAATCAAAAAGCAGTACGGCTACAAGGACCTGCTGCCGCCAGAAATGAAGCAACTGCTGACCAGGTACAACCCCTTCAACAGGAACAGGATCAAGAGCAAGTTTAACGGCTTCCTGCAGGAGTGGGCAGAGAAGGAGGTGGAGAATGCCAACAGAACTGCGCTGTTCATGAAGGAGAAGTACCTGAAGCACATGGAGCAGGTGGAGGGCAGAGACTACGGCTGGGAGACGTTTGAAGGGTACGATGGCAGGAGTAAAGGAACAACTGTGAGGGAGCTGATTCGAGTCAGCGGTGACAAGGGCATCAGTTGGTGTAACCCTCCTGAG GGCGACCCTCTGCCTGGAATGTGGCAGAACTTCTGTGACTTCCAGAACTTAAACGATGTGAGTGTGCAGGAGATCCAGGGCAACCTGTGGGAGGTCATCCTCAACAGGCTGCAGGGAGGGGGGCCAAAG GTGCTGCATTTCAAGGACTGCGATGTTGTGGTCAGCCTGTTGACGTTGATTGATGGTTATCACCGGCTGCTGGTGGATTCTTACCACTACTTCTGGAGGGACATCGCTCCTCCCTCACTACTTATCTTGGCAGACATCAAAGCCCATGGATCCATCAT GAGGCCATTTGCAGAACAGAAGATAGAGAAGCATGGCAATAAGCCAGGCACTTATGTCCTGCGTGCACACACAGAGATTTATGGGAACTTCTTCCTGAATGTCTGCTTCCCTGGAGGGGAGATTAAGAACTTCCAGGTGGTCTGCCAACAG AGAGAGGGAAAGATGCAGTACTCTATGGAGCCCAACAAGCAAGACGAGTGGTTTGACAGTATGAAGGAGTTGGTCAGCAACTATGGGAGGAACACTGTGGGGCTCCCCTTCAGGTTCGACAGATGTCTGCCCCCCAAGAGAGATG AAAAGACCAACCTGACCATCAGAAGGGTGGAAGAtgctccccctcccccctcccctcggCCTCTCCAGCCAACCATGCCACGACAGCTCATCCAGGAGGACAACCTGATCCAGGAGGACAACCTGTACTCCGGGAAGTTCACCACAGTCCAGAAGGGCCGCATCAAACAG GATGGTATGTCCCAACCAGTGGTGGCCATCAAACGCCTGAAGGATGAGAACTGGTTCAAGGTTTTCCACCAATCAGCCAGCAAGTTACAGCAGTGGGACGACAAGCACATCATCAGGATGAAGGGTCTGTGTGTGGACCCGCCCATCATGGTGCTGGAGTATGCCAG GTTTGGCTCCCTAGGTGACTATCTGCGTACCCACAAGGTTACTGTGGAACTCCCCTGGTTACTGACTGCTGCACACCAGCTGGCCAGCGTCATGTTGTACCTG GAAAGCAAAGGATTTGGTCATGGTGGTCTTTGTGCCCAGAATGTGCTGGTGGCGAATGAGACTCCATTTATCAAACTTGGTGATCCCGGTATCAGCTTCAGtgcagagaagaagaagag GTTGTTATGGCTGGCACCTGAGCTTGTGTTTGACCATAAGGACCCCAGCCCCAGTAGTGACAAGTTCAGCTATGGCACCACACTATGGGAGATCTTTAACTATGGAGCAGAACCACTTTCAGTGCTCGCATCTGAGACT GTTCAACAGCTCTACACAGAAGGGACAATGTTGAAATGTCCTGATAACTGCCCAGAGAGCGTGTACTGGAAGATGCGCTGGTTTTGGCAGAAGGACCCCCTCCAGAGACCGGAGTACCGTGCCATGCTGAGGACACTCAATCATCCTgatg TTACAGACCAGTCTGGCCCACCTGCGGTGGAGAGACTGGGACCGGGTGGAACGGACGACACCTTTCCAATCTTTAACGGCAACATTGAACTGTTCCCCGATGATGATGACGGAAATGACAGAA AAACACCTCAGTTGGTTCCCGACAATCCCTTTGCCCTGCCGCCTCCCACACAAATGGATCCCCCACTGCGCACCGACCAGAAGTTCTTGAAAGGTGACCTCAAGTTCAGGAAAGAGCTTGGATCT GGCTACTTTGGTCGTGTGGATCTGTATTCCTACGACCCATATGGAAGTGAGTGCGAATATGGCCCCCTGGTCAGGCTCTTTGCTGTGAAATCAGTGAAGAGAAATGCAGTATATTTTGACAAGAATCCCGCCAAGCTTGAAGAATACCGAAAGGACTTTCTAGATGAGCTGAAGTTGCTTAAAACATTGAGCCACCCCAACATCATCCAAGTCATAGGCACCATGCAGGACACTGATG aTGAGTTCCCTGCTCTGGTGTTGGAGTATATGGAGTATGGTTCCCTAGAGATTTTCCTCAGAAAATGGAAGGCTAACATCCAACTGGACCGCCAGCTCAGATATGCTTTCCAGGTGGCACAG GGAATGGAGTATCTGCATGGCAAACATGTACTTCACCGGGACCTGGCAGCACGCAACATTCTGGTGGCGCATGCCGACATTGTCAAAATCAGCGACTTTGGGCTGTCACGGGAACTGACAGAAGGGACATACTACAGCTCACAGAAGGGCATCTTCCCCATCAATTG GTATGCTCCTGAAGCTTTGGACAAGGTGAACAAGTACCAGAAAGCCAGTGATGTGTGGAGCTATGGAGTAACAGTCTGGGAGATCCTGTCTCTTGGTAAGAAGCCAGAATACTCCAAGAACGGTGGGGGTGATAACGATATCGAGGAGCCAGTGTACGACAAGCTGCAGCGGGGAGAGCGCCTGGTGAAGCCGGAACAGTGTCCTGACGAGGTGTACGCTGTTGTGAACAAGTGCTGGGAGTGGGAACCACGGGACAGACCCTCCTTCGAATTGTTAGTGGCCCAGTTTGAGGAACTTACCAAGGTCAAATATGCTGGGGTCTTGTACAACAGTTAG
- the LOC118409548 gene encoding myosin regulatory light chain 12B-like isoform X1 — translation MASRKGKKKEGSKRPQRASSNVFAQFEQSQVQELKEAFTMIDQNRDGFLDVQDISDTWASLGKKPEKAEVQKMCQEAGGAINFTMFLTLFGAKMGGTDPEDVIMGAWKQFDPQGTGILHKDQVKHILKGGGERFNDEELNQMFEGVESCLNEKGEFDYQAFTRIVKRGEEEEE, via the exons ATG GCAAGCAGGAAGGGTAAGAAGAAGGAAGGGAGCAAGCGGCCCCAGCGTGCCTCGTCTAACGTCTTCGCCCAGTTCGAACAGTCGCAGGTTCAAGAGTTGAAAGAG GCATTCACCATGATTGACCAGAACAGGGACGGGTTCCTGGACGTGCAGGATATCAGCGACACGTGGGCTTCCCTAG GAAAGAAACCAGAGAAGGCTGAGGTGCAGAAAATGTGCCAGGAGGCAGGGGGCGCTATTAACTTTACCATGTTCCTGACGCTGTTTGGGGCCAAGATGGGAGG AACTGACCCAGAAGATGTCATCATGGGTGCCTGGAAACAGTTTGATCCTCAAGGAACTGGAATTCTCCACAAGGACCA AGTAAAGCACATCTTGAAAGGTGGTGGAGAGAGATTCAATGATGAAGAG CTGAACCAGATGTTTGAAGGCGTTGAGAGCTGTTTGAATGAGAAAGGCGAGTTTGATTACCAGGCATTCACCCGCATCGTCAAGAGaggcgaagaagaagaagaataa
- the LOC118409548 gene encoding myosin regulatory light chain 12B-like isoform X2 has translation MASRKGKKKEGSKRPQRASSNVFAQFEQSQVQELKEAFTMIDQNRDGFLDVQDISDTWASLGKKPEKAEVQKMCQEAGGAINFTMFLTLFGAKMGGTDPEDVIMGAWKQFDPQGTGILHKDQVKHILKGGGERFNDEELNQMFEGVESCLNEKGEFDYQAFTRIVKRGEEEEE, from the exons ATG GCAAGCAGGAAGGGTAAGAAGAAGGAAGGGAGCAAGCGGCCCCAGCGTGCCTCGTCTAACGTCTTCGCCCAGTTCGAACAGTCGCAGGTTCAAGAGTTGAAAGAG GCATTCACCATGATTGACCAGAACAGGGACGGGTTCCTGGACGTGCAGGATATCAGCGACACGTGGGCTTCCCTAG GAAAGAAACCAGAGAAGGCTGAGGTGCAGAAAATGTGCCAGGAGGCAGGGGGCGCTATTAACTTTACCATGTTCCTGACGCTGTTTGGGGCCAAGATGGG AGGAACTGACCCAGAAGATGTCATCATGGGTGCCTGGAAACAGTTTGATCCTCAAGGAACTGGAATTCTCCACAAGGACCA AGTAAAGCACATCTTGAAAGGTGGTGGAGAGAGATTCAATGATGAAGAG CTGAACCAGATGTTTGAAGGCGTTGAGAGCTGTTTGAATGAGAAAGGCGAGTTTGATTACCAGGCATTCACCCGCATCGTCAAGAGaggcgaagaagaagaagaataa
- the LOC118406238 gene encoding SKI family transcriptional corepressor 2-like: MNPNPAPDNLDVVPTEIGGVELTGFRILDTEYVSLPEIRNKVLYKSPAQIYNKQKQLNLQSAFPVSPRQFMILKERGAVDHNAKSCSMISKEDAEKLCQSFRNYRSRSRIGSLGSPIDFRAIMKASSLQGFPLAELAAAQAAHAQAAAAAAAAHHASSAPITTHGNTVTTTANGNPPTTQYLGGSTRGELADVISVLDDELDQMGSPGMKGQDSPSTPATTASSSPGHMALPQLSQQDLAERLQSTMGEQLSIKHVSEYGVQQGSLIPKYQTRSDSKCIMCKTCGIFFSPSAFLKHLHDEYGKRIESTAQVLQLDLESPSEEQYKLWMDFQLKLKGSLYRKRALAMQELGIMSPELKRFCGNNESPMPLTTANVGRRNNISCETPPSSMLANHTQGAMMTNGLPQLPQPLNLVRKPSPPGNVHAGTNGNSHGEHHEPHPTADGNTFKREDPVCILETAQELLALAAHKLRRVREQEEGSDHVGEWKTRYLQEKTSREQAEERIKQLEELLDREQKMRSHLEAAMAESEDEDQLHIDEERSLSPTDSQ, encoded by the exons ATGAATCCCAACCCAGCACCCGATAACTTGGACGTGGTGCCCACGGAAATTGGGGGCGTTGAACTCACGGGCTTCAGGATTCTGGACACAGAATACGTTTCACTGCCAGAGATACGGAATAAG GTGTTATACAAGTCTCCAGCTCAGATCTACAACAAGCAGAAGCAGCTGAACCTGCAGAGTGCATTCCCCGTCTCGCCACGCCAGTTCATGATCCTGAAGGAGCGAGGTGCCGTGGACCACAATGCCAAATCTTGCTCCATGATCTCCAAAGAAGATGCCGAGAAACTTTGTCAATCCTTCCGAAACTACAG GAGCAGGAGCAGGATTGGCTCGCTGGGTTCACCTATTGATTTCAG GGCTATCATGAAGGCATCTTCCCTGCAAGGCTTCCCTCTGGCTGAGCTGGCAGCTGCTCAGGCTGCACATGCCCAGGCAGCAGCCGCAGCTGCAGCCGCACACCATGCCTCCTCCGCCCCGATCACCACCCATGGCAACACGGTGACCACCACGGCCAACGGCAATCCCCCCACCACACAGTACCTGGGCGGGTCGACCCGCGGGGAGCTGGCCGACGTCATCTCCGTGCTGGACGACGAGCTGGACCAGATGGGTTCCCCGGGCATGAAGGGGCAGGATTCTCCCTCCACCCCTGCCACCACAGCCTCTAGCAGCCCCGGCCACATGGCACTACCTCAGCTCTCCCAGCAGGACCTCGCCGAGCGGCTGCAGAGCACCATGGGAGAGCAGCTGTCCATCAAGCACGTCAGCGAGTATGGCGTGCAGCAGGGCAGCCTCATCCCCAAGTACCAGACCCGCAGCGACTCCAAATGCATCATGTGCAAGACTTGTGGCATCTTCTTCTCTCCGTCCGCCTTCCTCAAGCATCTGCACGATGAGTACGGCAAGCGCATCGAAAGCACCGCACAG GTGTTGCAGCTAGACTTAGAGAGCCCATCCGAGGAGCAGTACAAGTTGTGGATGGACTTCCAGCTGAAGCTGAAGGGGAGTCTGTACCGGAAGCGAGCCCTTGCCATGCAGGAGCTGGGCATCATGTCCCCCGAGTTGAAGCGTTTCTGTGGCAACAACGAGAGCCCCATGCCTCTCACCACGGCCAATGTGGGAAGAAGAAATAACATCTCCTGTGAAACCCCACCGTCCTCCATGCTTGCTAACCACACTCAGGGAGCAATGATGACCAATGGCCTGCCCCAGCTGCCCCAGCCTCTCAACCTGGTGCGCAAACCCTCCCCGCCAGGAAATGTCCACGCAGGAACCAACGGCAACTCTCATGGGGAGCACCACGAGCCACACCCCACGGCCGACGGAAACACCTTCAAGAGAGAAG ACCCAGTCTGTATCCTGGAAACAGCTCAGGAACTGCTCGCCCTGGCTGCGCACAAACTCAGACGTGTCCGTGAGCAAGAGGAAGGCTCAG ACCATGTAGGGGAGTGGAAGACCAGGTACCTACAGGAGAAGACTTCCAGAGAGCAGGCTGAGGAGCGGATCAAGCAGCTGGAAG AGCTGTTGGATAGAGAGCAGAAGATGCGATCCCACCTGGAGGCTGCCATGGCAGAGTCTGAGGATGAGGACCAACTGCACATTGATGAGGAGCGGTCCCTTTCTCCCACCGATTCCCAGTGA